The proteins below come from a single Afipia felis ATCC 53690 genomic window:
- a CDS encoding substrate-binding domain-containing protein produces MLHIEIEPVWRFRKEGSPQAAIVMLGILNEIRQTGKLTSAATHANLSYRHVWNLIEQWSAFFGAPLVERQRGRGTTLTPFGEKLVWAGQRLEARLGPQLQNLAQELASEIKPFLHQEPSVIRVHASHGFAVSKLREMLDRRPGLGVDLRYVSNQNSLVSLAQNACDLSGVHLPRGPLREQNIRACLEWLDPREDRVISLVTREMGLMVKRGNPLQIHSLEDLVARKARFVNRDHDSGTRQVFDQLLALHNIDRADVHETQMEFTHAAVAAFVASDMADATFGVEAAARQFGLDFIQLLTEDYFFVCHRAFLETQPMQHLLDLMKGQEFQDAVSSLPGYSASRPGEISTVKDFFASMAENDCTTAPARPTAKRVSVKKTIAKTAKKKPRR; encoded by the coding sequence ATGCTCCATATCGAAATCGAACCGGTCTGGCGATTTCGTAAAGAAGGCAGCCCGCAGGCCGCCATCGTCATGCTCGGAATCCTCAATGAGATCCGGCAGACCGGAAAGCTCACCAGCGCCGCCACGCACGCCAATCTGTCGTACCGCCACGTCTGGAATCTGATCGAGCAATGGTCGGCGTTCTTCGGCGCGCCGCTCGTCGAGCGTCAGCGCGGCCGCGGCACGACGCTGACGCCGTTCGGCGAAAAGCTGGTCTGGGCAGGCCAGCGGCTGGAGGCGCGTCTCGGCCCGCAATTGCAGAACCTCGCGCAGGAGCTTGCGAGCGAGATCAAGCCGTTCCTGCATCAGGAGCCGTCGGTGATCCGCGTCCACGCAAGTCACGGTTTCGCGGTGTCGAAACTGCGCGAGATGCTCGATCGCCGGCCCGGCCTCGGCGTCGACCTTCGCTACGTCAGCAACCAGAACTCGCTGGTATCGCTCGCGCAGAATGCCTGCGACCTTTCCGGCGTGCATCTGCCGCGCGGCCCGTTGCGCGAGCAGAACATCCGCGCCTGCCTCGAATGGCTCGATCCGCGCGAGGATCGCGTCATCAGCCTCGTCACCCGTGAGATGGGCCTGATGGTGAAGCGCGGCAATCCGCTGCAAATCCACTCACTGGAGGATCTCGTCGCGCGCAAGGCCCGCTTCGTCAACCGCGACCACGATTCCGGCACGCGGCAGGTGTTCGATCAACTGCTAGCGCTCCACAACATCGATCGCGCCGATGTCCACGAGACGCAGATGGAATTCACCCACGCGGCGGTGGCGGCCTTCGTCGCGAGCGACATGGCGGATGCGACTTTCGGCGTCGAGGCGGCTGCGCGGCAGTTCGGGCTCGATTTCATCCAGCTCCTGACCGAGGATTATTTCTTTGTCTGCCACCGCGCGTTTCTTGAGACGCAACCGATGCAGCATCTGCTCGATCTCATGAAGGGTCAGGAATTCCAGGACGCTGTCTCGAGCCTGCCAGGCTATAGCGCATCGCGCCCCGGCGAGATCAGCACCGTGAAGGACTTCTTCGCATCGATGGCGGAAAACGACTGCACGACGGCACCTGCCCGACCGACCGCCAAGCGGGTTTCGGTGAAAAAGACGATTGCAAAAACCGCGAAGAAAAAGCCGCGCCGCTAG